One window of the Rhipicephalus microplus isolate Deutch F79 chromosome 2, USDA_Rmic, whole genome shotgun sequence genome contains the following:
- the LOC142796455 gene encoding uncharacterized protein LOC142796455, which produces MQAYVTAGTVIIQRMGRGSMHGSLIWKDCDLLGSFERTKLPNGWLQGRSISIRQDTGINNNVPAVTRGLVLHGHVQCIKNRAQKTNKYKGTASDCSPAQSLQQQKEHIVMSGAAAA; this is translated from the exons atgcaagcctatgtcactgctgggactgttatcattcagcggatggggcgtggaagcatgcatggcagcctcatctggaaggactgcgatctgcttgggagcttcgagcgcacaaaactgcctaacggctggctgcaag gacgcagcatatccatccggcaagacactggtatcaacaataatg ttccagcagtaacaaggggtttggtgctccacggtcatgtacagtgtatcaagaacagagcacagaagaccaacaagtataaagggactgccagtgactgttctcctgctcaaagtttacaacagcagaaagagcacattgtgatgtcaggagcagctgctgcgtaa